The genomic interval AATCACCTTTCTATCCAGTCCCATACTGTTTTTATAGTAACGGCCGTTCTCTTTCAGGCAGGTCGGTTTACCATCAGTAATCATGAAAATCTGTTTGTTATGTGTTTTCCGGCGACGCAATAAATCTGCAGCCAGTTCCAAACCGGCAAGGGTATTGGTATGGTAAGGCCCAACCTGCAAGTATGGAAGATCCTTCACCGTAATCGGCCAGGCATCATTTCCAAATACGACGATGTCGAGTGTATCTTTCGGGTAACGCGTTTTAATCAGTTCGGCCAGTGCCATCGCTACCTTTTTGGCTGGTGTAATTCTATCTTCTCCATATAAAATCATAGAGTGGGAGATGTCAATCATCAGCACTGTAGAAGTAAGCGTTTTATAGTCTTTTTCCTCTACCTCCAGGTCACCCTCTGTTAACGTAAAATTACCGATACCATGATTGATTTGTGCATTTTGTATCGATGCAGTCATATCAATCTGATCCAGACTGTCACCGAAGGTGTATTCACGGCGGTCTGCATTCTTTTCTTCCCCGATACCAGAGATATTACTGTTATGATTGCCCTTTCCGGCCTTCTTCAGTTTACCGAAAATTTCTTCCAGCGCAGACTTCCGGATTACCTGTTCAGTCTTGGCGGTAATCTCCATGTTGCCGTCTTTGGAATCTTCTTTGATATAGCCCTTATCTTTCAGCTCATCAATAAAATCACCCATGCCGTAATCGCCCGTGGTAAACTTATATTGCTTGTCCAGTTCATTCATCCAGGCCAATGTTTCACCTGCATCACCTGCAGTATAATTCAATAGCTGGGTAAATAACTTCAGCATTTCATCAAACCCGCCCTTAGGCTTGTCATCTGCTTGAAAATTAGAAAAATGGAAACCTCTCATATGTTAGTATATAACGGAATATCGAAGGTAAAAGTTTGCCAGAGAACTAATGTTAGCTGCTTGTAAAAATACCCTCCGGAGCTTAAACGCAAAAAACCAGTATACTGAATACTGGTTTTTTGCTATACAGACTGGATATAAGCCGTAATTTGAACTGAATTATGACACAAAGGTGTTCCCTTATTTTTTTGGTAAGCCTTTAGCTAATGCCTTTTCTGCTCTTTTAATAGCCAGTTTTTCTCTGAATTCTGCATAAGGAGCTTTCAATGCCATTTTCAAAACGCTGTCTAAACCTCCTTTAATAGCAAGGTTAAATAAACTTTGTGCTTTTCTGATTGGAGAAGCATCCCATGCTCTTAAACTCAAAGAGAAAGAACCATCCAGATATTTCATCCAGTGCCACATTCCTGTAGGCATGAACAGTGTATCGCCATGTTCAAGGAAAACTTCATATCCTTCTACACCTTTGAGTGCAGGGAATTTATCAAAATCAGGATTGGCTACATCGTAATCTTCCAGTGCATAAGTAGCATTTGGGATACAATAAAGACGATCTTTCCACTTGTTATCAAATAATATGATATGTTTTCTTCCACCAAAGTGTGTATGAAAAAGATGCGGAAGATCGATGTCATAATGCAGGAAGGTCACAGAGTTTGAACCACCAAAAAACATAGCAGGCATACTCTCTATAAAGCCGCCCATTA from Pedobacter sp. WC2423 carries:
- a CDS encoding VWA domain-containing protein; protein product: MRGFHFSNFQADDKPKGGFDEMLKLFTQLLNYTAGDAGETLAWMNELDKQYKFTTGDYGMGDFIDELKDKGYIKEDSKDGNMEITAKTEQVIRKSALEEIFGKLKKAGKGNHNSNISGIGEEKNADRREYTFGDSLDQIDMTASIQNAQINHGIGNFTLTEGDLEVEEKDYKTLTSTVLMIDISHSMILYGEDRITPAKKVAMALAELIKTRYPKDTLDIVVFGNDAWPITVKDLPYLQVGPYHTNTLAGLELAADLLRRRKTHNKQIFMITDGKPTCLKENGRYYKNSMGLDRKVINKTLNMAAQCKRLNIPITTFMIAQDPYLQQFVREFTEINGGRAFYSSLTGLGEYIFEDYIKNRRKIVR
- a CDS encoding cupin-like domain-containing protein, with the protein product MSFILKPVDTVENISPADFKKNYLDPRKPLIIKGLTKSWPAREKWTTEYLKEIAGNLEVPLYDNAKVDPSKPINSAAAHMRFGDYLDLIKSEPTELRIFFFNLFKHVPSLIKDIVLPKDLMGGFIESMPAMFFGGSNSVTFLHYDIDLPHLFHTHFGGRKHIILFDNKWKDRLYCIPNATYALEDYDVANPDFDKFPALKGVEGYEVFLEHGDTLFMPTGMWHWMKYLDGSFSLSLRAWDASPIRKAQSLFNLAIKGGLDSVLKMALKAPYAEFREKLAIKRAEKALAKGLPKK